The Chaetodon auriga isolate fChaAug3 chromosome 20, fChaAug3.hap1, whole genome shotgun sequence genome contains the following window.
TGGCTCACATTCATACTGCTGAAATCACCCTTTCCACCGATGTTCAACCAAAAAGAAGACgcagtgttttttaattcaAGTATTCTTCTTCCTTTTTGAAACCTGGTGCcttcattacccacaatgcaactcgacTGCTGACAGTTCTGTCAGAGGTTCAGGTGTGTTACGCTAGCATTGGCTAATGTAGCTTTGAGCTGCTAGCCTCGAGCAGAGGTGAGTTTTCTGACTCCACACCCCCAggttttttttcactttttcacatACTTGCAGTTGTCAGTCCCAaatgactcaagtgacatcacttgaggcaatttctcagactttttaaaaaaagcctttttcacaGTAATGCTCCCCAAGACCTGCAatcagactttgatgtgtaaaattggtggagttcGTCATTGATGTAGCCACATGCTCCCTTTCTACACCCAACCCGCTGCATCCACTGAAGGTCACTATCCTGTCCATGGTGGTGGCACATTTATTCATCTCATCGCTGATGTCCTCTCATGTCATCacagctcagtgctgctgtccatctgtcctctcctcccaccaTACTGCTGACTCTCTACCCACTgagctcctcctctctctctgcgctctCGTCCACTCTCCTCTCATCCTGCCCTTCTGTCTTCACGTTGTCCTTTGGCTGTCTGAAGCCATGCGAGTTGAGAAAGTGGCCTGAATGACTCCTCTCACTCCAggtcttttctgtcctcctctctctgcttctgcttctgctgcgAAATCATCCTGTCACCTACTTTGAGAGGACACATTGCGTCATGGGAGGCTTCTTCTCCTTGTCCCTTCCCCTAAATCACTCCCCCATTCTCTTAGAATTTCTCTGACACCGGCTTGACTTTGTCTTTCCCAAAGCATTAAATTAAAACAAGTGACATCAACACATGCATACCAGTATAAATCCATCCAAAAATTCAAGGTGGTGATCaaatgtctttctttgtttctgagcAACAAtacaaaaccccccaaaaattCTGCTTacagtgacataaaacagagaaaagtggcTAATATTAACATGTGAgaagcagtttgttttttaggGGCTTTTGCTTTGAAAAATTACTTCCATCGATTAATTGATTGAAATAGTTGCAGATTTCTTATTAATCTACtatgtttttcatgtgaaataataattaatatctAAAAATTGATATTTAATTCATATCCAGTTTATACTTTACACTCCCTGAAGTCCTTAAAGAATATGACAATTTTGGTGATGACAAGTTatgatgaaacaaacacacccttAAGAGGAAACTAGATAGTCAAGTCATGAATGTGAAACACACAACGAAAGCAGATTCATTAGATAATGGCTTTATGTTCCTGTTACAATGATGCATTACACACAGAACTGGATTtttgattaaacacacacacacacacacacacacacacacacacacacacacacacacacacacgagataCGGCAAACCACAAAAAAcgaaaaagcagcattttagtcAAGCAGAGTCCTAACATCACATCATTTTATTTGGTTGTCATCAAGCCGTGATTCTAAAGttgcattaaaaacactttagTTTGGCGGTCTGGGGTCAATTCCATCCCTGAAAATGTCaagtttttcttcctgtttaacCTTAAATCTCTTTTACATCAAATCAAGACCACACTGTTTTATTATTGCAGAAAACTCAGTGGAAGTTTTACAGgtacacagacagttaaaacaaattaaaataaccGTATTCCTCGCTCTCAGAGCTTTAATCACAAAGCTCTAGATTTTGATCTCAAAGAACGTCAGGATCAAATGCTGATTACGTCTCATCCACATTTatactttttttaatcacaaaggaacattttgttcttagagcagcagttttttaaaaacatttattattacGTTTGCTCATTAACACTTCTTCTGTACTCCCTGAGAAACTAAAACACTGGTTAAAGGAAATTTCCAGCACTTTTACAGCATAATGTTTAAGGCTAGAAGTATTTCATCAATTAACAAACTTATTACTGTTTACTGCTTTTCACCCAAACTCTCTTATTGTTAACTGTAATGGCTTGAAGATGTACAGTCCATGGATATGGAtgagacatttttaaatatcTAAAATACAAAATTAATGCAAATATACAGTGAATTATTCATAGTACCTCTGGTTACTAGACAGGACCAAAATCAGTGGGTGCACACTGACATGGAAACCTTAAATAGGCTGCAGAAGTAAACAAAtgtacagtgtacagtacatgtcCTATTAGTAATTTAGACAGCTTATTGGATGGAAAAAGTTTTCACACAAAGATTGAACGAGATATATTTCACAATTTCCTGATTTTAAACATAATATTAATGTCCCTGTGCACCATTTACATGAATACGAGCGCTCCTTATTGATATTTCTTGATGTATTTTCTAGTCCCTGTCATGAATTTAAAATGAGGTTACATGTTGAGTTAATACGCAAACGTACTGAAGAGGCTGAAACCCTCGTCGTCATTCACTCACAACACTGCAGTTTACTGGAAACACATTCAAGCGTCCCCAACTTTAACAGACAGCTCCTTATCAATACTAATATCCACTGGGAGTTTTTATAGGGTACAAGTACACTAAGTGCTAATAGAATTACAACTAGAGATTAAAATCTTCCAATAGGTACTTTGCATTACACTTCCTCCACTGTTCCACTGGTGTAATGTTGGGCCAAAGAGCAGGCGTATGGCTACAACGTTCCCTTTGGATCTCATGCTGGTGTAGATTACCGTTGTATAATCAAGCCCCAGATTAGGTATCAGTAATGACTGGTGGAGAGAGCGCAGCTACCGTCACCTTATACCTGCTCTATGCCGACCTTGTCCCTGCCTGACACGACATGTGTGGTCTTTTGTCCCAGGCAGTGCTATAACACCTGATCCTACTTGTGTGTCCATCATCGAGGCCTTGAATGCAGCGTtaagtgttttaaaaagaaGCCTGTCAACACAGAGACCCCCATGAATGGAATAAGATGTTCCCTCATCATTCACACAAAAGTTCATGGCTAAGATTgcttaaaaatgtcaaacacactgagatATTCAAATGTAAATTACATTCGCATTGACAGTGATGGTGTGTTAAATGAGCTGGCTGCATCGGATTTAGTTCAGTCCAGAGAACACGAGACACAACTTTGGTTAAGATCTTCAGCATTTTGACCAGACTCGTAAACCAGAACTTAGTGCATCAGCAATGCTGCATATCACCACTGTTGATCAGGATGACCTTGACCTGTGAGCTTGTTGCAATGAGAGTCGAGATCTAATACTGAATACACATTTAAAACCATTATACTCTTAAGGAATAGTcacacattttgggaaatatgcttattcgctttcttgacaagagttagatgagaggactgactcctctcgctcctctggACGGTTAATATGCTGTTGGTTATCTTATCCTAccattaagactggaaacaaagaggaacaactagcctggctctgtccaaaagtaaaaaaaaatccacctttcagcagctttaaactcactaattaacatgtttatATCTCTTTTCTCAGTAATCTGGACAAAAACCAAAgagtaaaaaatgttttgtggtCAGTTATGGACCAAACTGTCTCCCGGCCGGGTGCAGTGACTTCTGGAGTCATTGGAGACACATAAACCTCCATAAAACcccaacttgtcatttttatactttgttttttgcacagAGTAAACAAGTGAACTGTAACATGTTCATTTGTCAGCTTTTAAagtcacagtttttgttttctttgtacagatttttccccccatttccagtctttatgctaagctaagctaacttgcTGCTGGTTCTAGCTACAGGTTTATTGTGCAGACATCACAGTGGCATTTGTTTTCTTATCTAAAAGCAAATAGGCGTATTTCCAAAAATGATCTCTTTAAAACAGCTGATTCAACTCAATGCCCATGATTTGGTTACATTTTAACGGGTTGTACCAAGTGTGGCCGGGGTAAAAATCACGCATATCGTGCTGCTCACCAGGACAGGGGTTGGTGCGCCTTTACTCTATTTGcccctctttcactctttctttcacacaaacactaatctcatctctcctccattATCTTCTTCAGGCAGTCCACTATGTCCTCACCACTAACCCAAGGAACAATGTTTGCCTTGAACATGGCTGCCTGGGACTGCAGTAGCCTGTGCATGGGGAAATCCCTCCTGGGGAAGGCTGTGTCCCGGGGCCCCAGAGCCAGAGAGGGGCAGATATCATTGGCCCCATCTCCGATATAGAATACCCTCTGGAAGGGAGTGCCACCGCGCTCCTTTTGTCGGCCTGCCAGATACTCCCGAAGGATCACCTGCTTGCACATGTTGTCAGGACAGCCAGAGCACGAATGGGAATGGAAAGGGAGCAGCACGAGCCGGCCCGTCGCATCAAAATTGGCCGGGTTCGTGAAAATCTTCCGGAAAAGGTGACGCACCCCTGCATACTCCAGCCACGTTTCAATGAAGTACATGTTGGCATCGGAGACCACGGCCAGCTCAAAGTCCTGCTGGTGGCTCTGCAGATACTGGAAGAGGTTCAGCAGGCCGGGTGTGGGTGGGATCTTCTCCACCGCCGATTGGATGGAGACCTTTGACACGCCCTGCTCCGCCATATAAAGCAAGACCTTCTGCATGTGCTCATTGTAGTGCCCCTCCCTGTAGCTATTTTTCAGCCAGTCGGGAAGCTGTTGGCCGGGCAGCGCACGCACCACAGCGTCATCGCTGCTCTCATTGATGATGGTCTCGTCAAAGTCGAACAACACCAAGAAGCGCGGCTGCTGCGGCGCTGCACGTGTTAGGTTTGATGGAGCTGTCATCTTCAGTATGTGGAGGAAAGGGTGAGTGGTCCCTCTCTAAGAAAAGAGGAACGAAAAATTGTCAGTaggcttttttctttctttgtcaaGGACAACAGATGAGGagctctctgctgttttatgacATCTtactctaaaaataaaatgtcaatgGCAGGATGCCAGTTTGACATCACACTGTGTCCAGGGTTCAATTAAACCACAGCACTGAACCACACAGGGCTGAGGAAACATCAGAACGCATAAATACTCTTAATTAGGCTATAAGCTGTTTGGGAAACATATGTTTACAAGAGGACAGGAAGGGAACGGTTTAAATTAAACACCACACAAACAGGATGCTCATCACACTGCTGAAAACAACCTTGAAGTAACTCATGTTCATTTTCcagaaaaggcaaaaactgTCTTTGTTTAAATCACGATAGCCGCCTCTCATATGCAACACATAGTCAGGCACTTCCTAATCTCGCTGCAGCTTTCCACACAGACATTCTTTCATTCCTTTAGGATTGAAGGGAAAACAAACTCAGTCAGACGTGAATTAATGCATGCCAGATCTCAGACTAGAGCAAATTCCATATGTACATAGCTGATGTATTTGTAGCACAAGGCTTTCAGTGTTGCAGGCATGTGGAAAAGCGTTACAGCATACCTTTACCATATGTGGAGTGAATATGAGTATATGACAAACCACCAGTGGTGAGATGTAAAACAGGAAGTCTACTTCAATATTGTAGAGTTACAATTATTacttttgtttgtatttacattttatgctaGTTTGTACTTACTATGGGTTGACAGCTAACCACGATTTGACGGATAGCCACTTATTTGGTCAAAATCGAGCCAAGACCAGactttttgacatgtttttatcatGTGAACATTATTCCCCCATTACAATGTGTAATTTGGGGGTGAAGAAATGTGCAAGAAATGAAGCCAATGCCAAAAgtgcagttccttgaatggccacttgaagctggctccaaaagcaagCCAGTCCCCCAAATATCAGTTCTCCTACATGAGGTAATTAGAATGAACTCTGGGTTGGTGCATGCTGGTTGATTAGTGCTTCCAGACTTTGAAAAAGACTTAGCTGTCACGCAAGAAACATCTCATGATGGTTAGAGGCAACGAGCTTTCCCAAGACCTTTGCATCAGCATTGTTAAGCAACAATGGAGGGAAATAAAGGTGTTGGAAGGCCCAATCAAGCAGCAGACTTAAACCCGATGGAACATTTGTGGAAGATTCATCAGCAGGAGCCCGATCTTCAAGGTTTAAAGACGGTCTGTGAACACGGTGAGAGGTTAGGGTCTGCATACAGGAAGCGTCTTGAAGCTGTCATTGCAAATGAAGACTTCTCCACcaaatattaaatacatttcaatGAGCCTGCTCCatccttttttccccacatcatCCCACTTTATTGCACATAACGTTTTCAATGGACTGGAAAATTGCAATTTCTTTAGCTGTAGAGTTTTGCAGAGTTCATACCAATGCCTGGTCTCAATTTCATGTGAATAGCTGCATTGACAAACCAGCTATATGGCACAAACTGGCACCAATGTACAGCTATATTCAGAGTAATCCAATGCAATTTAATAATAATGGAGAAAGAACACGCACTGCATACCCTGATGAGCTGAAGATTGTGATCTAAGAAGGTCATGTGCCAGAATATCCATGCCCAGTATTTAACTGGCAGCTGGCACAGCTTGTATGCAAAGTCTAAATGCACGTACTGTTATTGTGGCAGAAGGCATTGTTTTAATATTATCAATAGCCTGGAATAAAACTTGGCACCATATGATTAAACTGACCAAAACCACTTTGAATAGAATATATCCTTTTTTTATATGCAGCTCTTACATTTTAGGATGTTATATataaaactgcaaaaatctACAGTACACCTTAAATTACATGTTTTAATGGAATATCCTGGGTTTGCGGGGAACCTTGGCCTGCCGGGACATGACGAAATGCTTACATACCGTTTTCCACCACAGCTGACTGTGTAATAACATCAGACCAGCGGGTTTGGTGCCCAGTCATCTAAATGTTCTGCAACCTGCAGGTTGGCTGCAGCGACGCATTGTGCCAAGCGAGCGTGCTCTCCCTCAACAGCTCCATTATTAATAGGGCATATTTACGCACTAAGCAGTCTAATTTTAACCCCGGAGCGCTATTCCTGTATGGGAGGTTACCGCTGAAAGTCATTAGCGCGGCTCTGTCAGGAGTCATTAGGCTGACCGGGTCTGTCCGAGCGGCGTAGATTTGAAGGCAAATTCAAACAGTAatatcacacacagagactctgaaaaagaaaagcctgaGCGGAATAAGACACAAAATCAGGCCTACCGGGGGTGGGCATATAAGCAGGGATGGTAGACGAGGTACCCGGCTCCGGCGACCGCATCCCAGTGACACGGCAGGATTTTTTAAAGGAGACTCccgcagcagcacagagggtATTCCCATTTAAAGCCACTGCGTCAAGTTAGACAGCGTGAGCAGAGAACTTCCGCCGTAACCTTTCAGATTAAAAGCCTCCAGAGAATAACACCGATcgctttaaaaatgacaagtaGTCGTGAAAGACACAGACCGTTGCACATCCATAGACATCCTCAATTTTCATTTGATTCATGTCGTCAGTAGtcgaaaca
Protein-coding sequences here:
- the LOC143338578 gene encoding putative phosphatase phospho1 isoform X1, with the protein product MRSPEPGTSSTIPAYMPTPGTTHPFLHILKMTAPSNLTRAAPQQPRFLVLFDFDETIINESSDDAVVRALPGQQLPDWLKNSYREGHYNEHMQKVLLYMAEQGVSKVSIQSAVEKIPPTPGLLNLFQYLQSHQQDFELAVVSDANMYFIETWLEYAGVRHLFRKIFTNPANFDATGRLVLLPFHSHSCSGCPDNMCKQVILREYLAGRQKERGGTPFQRVFYIGDGANDICPSLALGPRDTAFPRRDFPMHRLLQSQAAMFKANIVPWVSGEDIVDCLKKIMEER
- the LOC143338578 gene encoding putative phosphatase phospho1 isoform X2; this encodes MTAPSNLTRAAPQQPRFLVLFDFDETIINESSDDAVVRALPGQQLPDWLKNSYREGHYNEHMQKVLLYMAEQGVSKVSIQSAVEKIPPTPGLLNLFQYLQSHQQDFELAVVSDANMYFIETWLEYAGVRHLFRKIFTNPANFDATGRLVLLPFHSHSCSGCPDNMCKQVILREYLAGRQKERGGTPFQRVFYIGDGANDICPSLALGPRDTAFPRRDFPMHRLLQSQAAMFKANIVPWVSGEDIVDCLKKIMEER